The Cynocephalus volans isolate mCynVol1 chromosome 17, mCynVol1.pri, whole genome shotgun sequence genomic interval CTCTGTGCGAGAATATCTGGAGGACAAGGCCTGGAGTGTCGACCCTGAGGGACGCCTCCTGCATGTGTCCCCACCCAGAGCTCTCCTGTGATGCCTCTCTCCAGATTGGCCTGGGCCGCAGCACTTGAGGCAGAACTGAGCAGAGCCTGCAGCAGttctgcaccaccagcccacctGGCCCTGCTCCTCCCACTGGCTTAGCTGGAAACAGGCTGCTGGCTGGTCTGCAGACTTCCCACTGCTGGTGGTCAGCCCCAGGCCTGGGAGCAGCTTCCCCGGAGACGCTGGTCCTGGCTCAAGGGGGAGACATGTCAACCTGGCTCCTGCGCCCTGTCCCATGGGCCTGGGCACTGAACAGAGATAGCCTCTTTCCAGCTCTCCCAGCAGGTGGAGCTCCCAGGGCTGCCTCTATCCACTGTCCTCAGGGTGGGCAGTGGGCAGAGGAGTGTCCTGAGACTGCTGTTGCCTGCAGCCTGCCACCACTGCCCAAGGGTATGGGCCTGGCTGTCACTCTGCCCTCCAAGGGAGCTTGTGGTGCTCCTAAGATGCCCCCTCCTGTACCTGGGACAGTGGCCTTGGCAGTGACTGGACAGTTGGGTGGGGAGTGGGCCTGCCCCAGTCCCTGGAACCTTGGATAAGCCCTTCTAAGACACCTTAGCTGTCCCATTCCGGTGGGCCTGGCCCGCCCACTCCCTGCCCCAGGCCTTGGTGCTGAGTGGGGGGAGCAGGCTCCCTAGCACCCAGGGAGTGCCCACCTGCCTCTCTGCTGTGGTCCTGCCCATGTCAGCAGGGGCCGAGCCCCATTAGCAGGGCTGGGCTTACCCACCTCAGGTACTCCTgctgcctgccccacccctgtCCTCAGGGCACAGCTATCTTTTGAGAGCTGGACACAGGGCAGAGCCCCTGCCCCACAGAGCTGTCCCCACTGTTCAGGGTGCCAGGCCACCAGGAGCAAGACCTGCACGGGGAGCGGCCCTCTTGGATGTGCACAGTGTATCTCCATCTTCCCCCGTGCCACGTCTCGCTCTCCCGCCCCGTGACCTCAGCCCCTGGCTGCTCTGCCTGCTGGGCTGATCTTTGGCCATTAGACGTGTGTCCGGCGGGGTCGGTGTTCCATCTGGGGCCCAGCTCCCAGTCTTCCCCCTCCCCAGATGCCAGGCTGGGCCTgctctgggctcctgggctcaggGACTGGGTCTTGTATGTGGATACCAGCCCCAGGGCTGTGCCCAGGTCTGTGTTTCCCAGAGGGACCTTTGAGGCCCATCAGTGTTTGAGGCCAGGAGCAGCGAGCTCTCAGAAGTGGAGGCTCTTTGGGCGCTGCTCAGAGCTGCCCTGGGGACATGGCATTGGGCTCCCAGGTCAGCAGCAGCCCTCCCGGAAGTCAGATGAGGCTgagccccaggctggcagggctTTGCAGTGTGGCCATAGGGCATGTGCCTTCAGGTTTCCTCTAGGGCCACCTTCCTCAGGCCAGTGCTGGGTTTaaagggctgtgtgtgtgtgtgtgtgtgtgtgtgtgtgtgtctgtttgtctgtctgtctgtctcctgcGTGTGCAGTGAATAAGACCTGTCTACCTCCCAGAAGGAGCAAGGGCCTTGCCCACCTCTCTCTGCTCATTCTTACCCAGGTAGTGGGACTCGGGGGTCACTTCTGCCGGGGGCCTCTGCCAGAGGGGCTATGCTGGCTGCAGCAGGGGGTGGCCCTGTGTGTCAAGGAGGCCACACTACCTCGTGGAGAAATCGGGTGGGTGCTGGGCAGGCTGTGGGGTGGGGTGCTGAGGTGGAAAGGCCCTCAGGGCACATGGGCCAGGGCAGGCAGGCACTTGCCCTGAGGTTCCCAGCAGGTCTATAGCTGATCAGCCCCCTACCCTGTCTTCCGGGGGGGTCCTGCCTTGCAGAGTGACTCCGAGTGGCCGAGGGGCCCAGGCCGGCTGGGCTGCCAGGTGCCACCCCTGCCTGTGTGTTTGGACTCTGTCTTTGTGCAGCTCTCAGTCTACTCCTGGCTGACCTGTTAGCTCGTGTTTTGAGCAATAAAGTGAGGCTATAGCTGGTGTGCTTGCTTGTGCACCCTGCCTGTCACTTTTTCTCTGGTGCCCATAGGCAGCAGGTCCTGTTCCGAGCCTGCTCAAAGCATCCCAGAGAAGGAAGGTGAccgcccaaggtcacacaggaatTGCTGGGGCCCACAGCCGGCTTCCCTCACGCCCGCCGCACTCTCCTTCCTAACCGCTGCTTCCGTGGGGATGAACTGGCGGAGGCCACCTagggccctggtggccctgccAAGAGTGTGGGGCTCCCCGCCTGGAGTAGACTCCACTCCCTCTTGGAGGCTGCAGGcccagtttatttttataaatggtgAACACAGTTGCAGACAGGAATCCCAttcccaggtgctgggctggggcaagAGGAAGTGGCCACACGGGGTTGGGTGCCCTGGCCTTTAGAAGTCTGAATGTTCCCTGTGCTGTCCACAAGACCCTTGTGGACACAGGACTGAGGTGCAGCCGTGTCCTCACCAGTCTCCTGTGAATGCAAGTGAGGAGCTGGGCCCGAGGTTGCTCAGTCAGGCCTTGTCTCTGGTCACCATGCCACGTGCTCTCCTGTAGCCCATGGCTGCCTCCTTCCCCGGTGGTCTTGGCCAACGTGTGTGCAACACCGCGGGCTGACTGAGCTGGGACTGTGGCTGGGCAGCGCGGCTCCCTGTCCAGAGCCAGACAGCACGCTCTGGGGGGCCTCACGCTTGTGGCTGGTGCTCTGGGGCTCTGGCTGGCAGCAGGGATTGCTGCTGCCTCCGGGTCCCAGGGTGCAGGTTTGTGGTCAGCACAGAGGCCCAGCTACCCGGCGACAGGGACCCTGACTTAGCGCAGGAAGGACCTCCTCCCGGTGCGGAAGAAGGACTCGATCTGCTCCAGTGACCGGCCCTTGGTCTCAGGCACACAGCAGCCTGTGAACAGTAGGTTCACCAAGCAGATAGCCgcaaagaagaagaaaggcaCCTGGAGACCGGAGGCGTTCTGGGGAGGACAGGCGCCAGGTCAGATGGGAGAGGCTCGAGGGGTCAGATGGGAGAGGCTCGAGGGTCCCCCGGCCCAGGACAGTATCCAGATATTCTAAAGTGGCACCGGAGGCTCTGGAAGCCTGAGCCCAGTCCGCCCTTGGCTTTCCTCTGGGGCTGGGCGCTAGGATTCCCTGCCTGCCTGGAGGTTCCACTCTGCCGGAGCCTGCCTCGGCCTGGCCTTCCGGCCTCAGCCCAGGAACCCTCTTCCCCTCCAGGACCCACCCTGAGCCTCAGCTGCTCCCCACTCCAGCCTACAGAAGCATGCCACCATGGCTTGGTGGCGCTGTGCCCGTGTTCTTCTGGGCCACCCCAGCTGACTTAGCCCCCCACCTTGCCCTGACCACTGAGTGGACCAGGTTAGGCACTGGCCCAAGCTGCCCCCATCAGCTTCTCCCTCATGGGGACTTGGCACTGGGACTTGGATTCTGGTGGGTTTCAGGGCctgttggtgggaggtgggggaggtggcTCCCACGTGCTGTGGGCTGGACAGCAGGGGATGCTGCTGAGACCCAGAAGGAAGGCCCAGCGCCCGGGCGACAAGCACGGGCAGGAGCGGCTGTGGGCAGAGTTCTGGGCCATGTCCTGCCCTGGCCGGGAGGTGGCCTGACTTCCAGCAGTTTCCCAAGCTCATTTCTTGTAATGAAGGAGGCTGTGTGCTGTCACTTTACCGTGCTTGGCCTCAGAGTGAAAGGGCATGTGCTGATCTCCTAGGGTCACTGCAGGTCAGATGACCCCACAGCGAAGTCCTCAGTAGAACCACTGGCACCAAGCAGGGGCCCCCGGCCAGCTGGAGGGTCCCTGGGGCTCAGAACTCACCACCACCAGCAGGAAGGACTTGGTGAGGATGAAGGCGGTGAGCCAGCTGACCAGCACGCAGAGCCCCGAGGCCACGCCACGGGCCCGGAGAGGCAGGATCTCAGACATGAGCAGCCAGGTGATGGGCCCCCAGCCCATGGCGTAGCCtgcccagggaggggagagggcggCTTAGGCCCCACGTCTGTCTCCACCATGCTGCTGAGAGACCCCTCCCTCCAACCACCCCCAGACAGACCAGGACAGCAATAACGCCCCCCCGTATATGTCACCCCCCCTTAGACCCACCCTCCTGTGAAGTCACTGCCACACCTACCCATGATGAACAACATGGTGGCCAGCAGGGGCACCAGGGTGAGGTAGTTGGTCGGGGTGCCCCCCAAGGGTACAGTCTCGATGCCCATGGTGCTATTGGGGGTCAGAGGCCTGGGACCGAAGTGGACATACAGCCCCAGCGTCAGGTTGGCAGCAAACATGATGGCTGCTGTGGGTAGAAGGTGGCCCAGAGAGGCCAGGACCCTGAGCGGCCCCTTCCTCCGGAAGCTCTTCTCACAGAGCCCTCCACGGCCAGCCCCTGCCTGAGCCTGGAGACCTCTCCAAACAGCTGCAAGCCCAGTCTCCAGCCCTGGTTTTGGAGCCCATTGCACCCACCATGGTGTGTCATGGCCTGTTCACTCACAGAAGCTCCAGCAGACCTTGGTCAGACCCTGTGCAGGGTGCCGGGGAGGCAGGCCTCCCCCTCAGCTCCCAGCCACAGTCCCCCACCCAACTTCCAGCTAAAGCCCCTGCTGATGGCGGCTGGGGGTGGCCAGGCTGGGcaatggggtgggggagcagggatAGGCACATCCCCACCCAGGTTCAGTGCAGCAGCTGCTGGAGaagtgtgtgcgtgcatgtggaGGATGGGCAGGGCTCACCTGAGACAAACAGTAGGACCTTGCGGCCAGCGAGGTCCATGGTGAGGGCGGCGATCAGCACTGACAAGAGCCGCACGGCCCCCACGATGGCTGCATCGTCCTGGGGGGGCTGCAGAGAGGGGCCACTGGGGCTGAGAGACCCTGGCTTGGCACTCTTGTCCCTCTGTCCCCCCTCCATGACACACCTTGTCCCCCACGGTGCTGCAGTGTGCTCAGGCCTGAAGCCATGGTTGTGGCTCCTTTGGGGGCGTTGGGCtgtgagcacctaccatgtgccagcgCTGTGTGCACTGCCCCAGGTTTCAGGGCCTCCCTGGCAGGGGCGTGCCTGCTGTGCCCACCCATGAGCCCAGCGGGCGGAATCCAGGCATGATGACTGAACTAACTGTGCTGTCACTAATCTTCAGACCTCATCTCATGTTGAGCCTCGGGATGGGCATGCTACTATCTCTGTCttgcagaggaggaagctgaggttcagagggGAAGTGACTTCCCTCACTGAGTGGCAGACACCACAGGGGCTCTGAACCTGGGGTCCATGGTCCACATTTCTATAAAACTGCTTTCCTTTGCAatcctatatattttaaaacatttaagtttCACTTAAAGGCATTGTTCTCAGGACTGGTACGTGGCACAGAAACAGTGAAGAGGCCCTGGCAGTTGCTGGGTTCTGGCATAGAGCAGGTGCTCAGCTGGGGCCTGGGACATAAGTGCGGGGCAGGCCTCCCGCCTCCCAGGGCCCTGCGGGCAGGCGTTGGCCAGGGCAGAGCGCTCACCAGCAGAACGGCAGTGCTGTCGAAGATGGACTGCAGGTAGACCAGGACGGGGGTGATGCCTgtcagctgctgcaggaagcgcaTCAGCAGGGCGATGAGGATGGGCCGGTACATGTGGGGGTCCCGGGCCTCAGCCCACGACATTCGGCTGCTCTGGAGACAGAAGGCCACCACTGAGGAGCTGTGTCCACCTCTCCAGCAGGTGCCACCCTGCCCAGGCCCACGAGGGGCTGCGTGGGAgacccccttctcccctctccaggAAAGAACCAGCCTACTGAGGCAACCCAGGCTCTGGGAACAGGCTTGGAGGAACCCTGATCCTAGCCCCAGGCTCTCAGATTAGTGGCAACCATGATCTTTATTTTCCAGGAAAAGTggccaaggctcagagaggcctaGTGACTGGCCCAGCCACGTGGAACTGCTGGCACTCTACCCTCGCTCACCTGTCTCCGGACGTTGTCCTGGATCTGCTCGAACTCTCCGTGGACGTCAGCGCCGGCCCCGCGCAGCCAGGCCAGAGCCTGCAGTGCCTCCTCGTCCCTGCCCCGTGACAGCAGGAAGCGCGGCGAGTTGGGCATGAGGCTGAGCAGCAGGATCATGAGGAGCGCAGGCCCCTCCCCGGCCACGGCCAGCCAGCGCCACGGCAGCAGCAGGCCTGCGAGACGGGGGCGAGGGGCCACGGTCCAGACCGGACAGAGCCCCTCCCAGCAGAGCCTTGGAGCATCTCATCTGCCCTTGGCGGTCTAGTCTGAGGACCGCATCCTATAGGAAGCCTGACTGCCTTGGCCTCTGTGATCCAGGCggcagggtggggggtggagggctTCAGGGACTGCCTGCCTCTGGCACATAGTGGGAGGTCCTTGGAGGGTCTCAAGGGCCATGGCAGGGTAAGGAAGGGTTGGGCTGAGCAGGCAAGGCCCATGCCTCCACCCCCAAATCCCCACTTCACCGCAACCAGAACAGCTACACTCTGATTTCTTTTCTATATGGTCTTCCTGAGACCATATTTGATGGGAACATTCTGCTTTCACAGAGTCTGAAGACTGCTGGTCTGGGAGAAGCCCTCACTGCCCAGTTAGAGATTAGGCCTCACGACCAGAGAGGGGCAGGAAGTTGCCTGGAGATTCAAAGTGAAGTGGTGGTCCAGTGGGGCCGGGAAGCCAGAtctcctgcctcccagcccagGTGTGGTTCTGGGGCACGCTCATTCCCTGTCCATCCACGTCCGCCTCAGCAGCACCCAtcaccccacccccaagcctGCACGCAGGAGGTGCAGCGCCATACTTACCAAGGGCGTAGAGgaacagggatccaaacactgCCATGAGTTGGGGCGTGGCCCCCAGGGCACCGCGAACACCTGGGGGGGCAATCTCAGACACATACACCTGCAAGACACACTTCGGGCTTTGGTGAGAATGTAGGTTCCTGGACCTCACCgagatgggggaagggggcaCTTCTGATGGGCCCTAGTTCTGATCATgactcactgtgtgaccctggTCAGCTTTCCTGACCTCCCTCTGGCCTCACTTTCCCTAACTGTGAAGTGGGCAGGAGCACTTGGCTCTGAAAGGGGAGGTGAGTTGCTGGAAATTAAGGAGGCCTGAGGACACCC includes:
- the SLC2A6 gene encoding solute carrier family 2, facilitated glucose transporter member 6 isoform X1, with product MQEPLLGAEGPDYDTFPEKPPPSPGVGARDGALRNKRVFLATFAAVLGNFSFGYALVYTSPVIPALENSSDPDLHLTKTQASWFGSVFTLGAAAGGLSAMVLNDFLGRKLSIMFSAVPSAAGYALMAGAHGLWMLLLGRTLTGFAGGLTAACIPVYVSEIAPPGVRGALGATPQLMAVFGSLFLYALGLLLPWRWLAVAGEGPALLMILLLSLMPNSPRFLLSRGRDEEALQALAWLRGAGADVHGEFEQIQDNVRRQSSRMSWAEARDPHMYRPILIALLMRFLQQLTGITPVLVYLQSIFDSTAVLLPPQDDAAIVGAVRLLSVLIAALTMDLAGRKVLLFVSAAIMFAANLTLGLYVHFGPRPLTPNSTMGIETVPLGGTPTNYLTLVPLLATMLFIMGYAMGWGPITWLLMSEILPLRARGVASGLCVLVSWLTAFILTKSFLLVVNASGLQVPFFFFAAICLVNLLFTGCCVPETKGRSLEQIESFFRTGRRSFLR
- the SLC2A6 gene encoding solute carrier family 2, facilitated glucose transporter member 6 isoform X2, which encodes MQEPLLGAEGPDYDTFPEKPPPSPGVGARDGALRNKRVFLATFAAVLGNFSFGYALVYTSPVIPALENSSDPDLHLTKTQASWFGSVFTLGAAAGGLSAMVLNDFLGRKLSIMFSAVPSAAGYALMAGAHGLWMLLLGRTLTGFAGGLTAACIPVYVSEIAPPGVRGALGATPQLMAVFGSLFLYALGLLLPWRWLAVAGEGPALLMILLLSLMPNSPRFLLSRGRDEEALQALAWLRGAGADVHGEFEQIQDNVRRQSSRMSWAEARDPHMYRPILIALLMRFLQQLTGITPVLVYLQSIFDSTAVLLPPQDDAAIVGAVRLLSVLIAALTMDLAGRKVLLFVSGYAMGWGPITWLLMSEILPLRARGVASGLCVLVSWLTAFILTKSFLLVVNASGLQVPFFFFAAICLVNLLFTGCCVPETKGRSLEQIESFFRTGRRSFLR